The Aphelocoma coerulescens isolate FSJ_1873_10779 chromosome 2, UR_Acoe_1.0, whole genome shotgun sequence genome contains a region encoding:
- the LOC138106361 gene encoding guanine nucleotide-binding protein G(I)/G(S)/G(O) subunit gamma-11, producing the protein MPAINIEDLSEKDKLKMEVEQLRKEVKLERQPVSKCSEEIKNYIEERSGEDPLVKGVPEDKNPFKEKGGCVIA; encoded by the exons ATGCCAGCCATCAACATCGAGGACCTGAGCGAGAAGGACAAACTGAAAATGGAAGTGGAGCAGCTCCGGAAAGAAGTCAAGCTGGAAAGGCAGCCG GTGTCCAAGTGCTCCGAAGAGATCAAGAACTACATCGAGGAGCGGTCGGGCGAGGACCCGCTGGTGAAGGGGGTTCCCGAGGACAAGAACCCCTTCAAGGAGAAGGGAGGCTGTGTCATCGCTTAG